Genomic window (Vigna unguiculata cultivar IT97K-499-35 chromosome 10, ASM411807v1, whole genome shotgun sequence):
CCCTGAACATGatggaaaaaattatatttttatcaacaGAAATTTATGAAGTCTTACTATATCATGATTCATGCAAATACACATAAAGGGTCTAAATGCCTCGAAATAGTGATGTGatgatttcatttttgtttccaaTTATAAATTTGCAACTGATAACAGCATAATGGGAAAACATTGTCCTCTATTCTAGAATGAGAACTGCTGCTCATAATGATACAATATCAGCCTTTGGTCAGAAAACAAAATGGTGAGAATACAACACAGCAATTATCCAAATTGTGCCAAGAAGCCACATTGTCATTCATCTGTTTTCAAATGACAATTGTTACATTATTGGAATAAAAGCCTCAGCTTCAACAAATCTAAATCCATACAATTTCATTCATCAGGGCATCTTTTCAACAAACAGAAACTACCCTTCTAACAAATGCAAAGCACCGTTCTGGTTCATCACACAAAACTCATACCTTGACCTTTCTTGCAGATTAATGAACTCTCATCCTTCAACTTCAGCTGGTGTCTTGGCCTCGATCGACAAGGCATGGAGTCCAGTCTGCAACTCCTCTTGCAGAAGGCCATAGATAAGCCTATGCCTCTTAACCAAACTCTTCCCTTCAAACTCCTTAGACACAACTTTAACATTGAAATGCGTTTCTCCATCACTCCCTCTAACCCCAGCATGCCCCGCATGCTGATAAGACACATCCTCAATCTCCAACTCAACAGGCTCAAGCTCCTTCTGCAACTTCTCCCTTATCCTCTTCCCCCTCCCCCCCAATTCCACACCACCCCCAGAATCCAACCCAACATCACCCTCACCAAGTTCAGAACTTTCTCCACCCCTCGAAGAATTCTCAACAATGCTATCAGAATTCGACTCGGGTGGCTTCAATTCAGTGGACTCGCCACCCTTTTCAGCTTCCACGAACAGCATAAGCGCCTTTCTCTGCATCAATTTAAGCATGTTCAAGAAGCCGTTGTTCCTCGAGGGGGTTAGGCTCTGCTGCAACCCTAAAAGCGTGACGAAATCGGGTGTGACCCGAATGATTTCACTGACGGGTCGACCCGAGAGGCCCTGAACGAGCAACGCGGCGAGGCCTTTGGTGAGGACGGAGTCGGAGTCGGCTTCGTAGACGACATGGCCGTTGGGGTCGAGGTAGGCTCGGACCCAGACCTGCGAGACGCAACCTTGGACCTTGTTCTCGTTGGTTTTGAAGTGGGGTTCGAGGGGTTTGAGGTTTTTGCCATAGAAGAGGAGTTGTTCGTATTTGGCCTTGGGTTCGGGGACGGATTGGAAAAGGTGAACGATTTCTTGGAGCTTCGGAGGGAGGTCTTCGATGGGTTGGAGGGATGTGGAAGACGGTGacggtgatgatgatgatgatgatgatgatgatgatgatgatgacggtGGAGATAATGATGGAAGTCTCTGGAAGGTGATGGATTTAGAGAAGAGGGGTTTTGTTAGAGGAGGAAGCAGAGTTGGGGTTCTGCGGAAGAGGGAGAGAGGGATTCTGGTTGTGACAAATCGAAAGGAGGATGAGGAAATCGTATGGGAAGCCATGGTTGAAGAAGATTGTAGCAGCTATTCAGAATGTAACTGAGAGACAGAGACATTCATTCATTCTTTGGTGTAGGCTTTTCCTTGCTTAAGAATACAGTCATGCTATTACCACCCCCTAAGTTACTATTTGAAACTCCCAACCAATGTGAGAAGTTAGATCAGTCTTGCTAGTTAGTCccttaaagaaaatttataaatttataaatttaataaaaatcataaaaatatatattaagacgATTATTGGCATTTATAAGGCATTTTATAGTTTccatacaattttatatttatttttcttatttatcatattaaatgttataaGTATTGGTGTCtgtattaaataatgaaaagtaaattttagaCGTCATTAATAATAAAGgttaattcaatattttggtaatattttttttgaagtccaagtaaattagttattttcattGGTATATGGATCTGATTaactcaaataatatttgtcTTAAATTAAGGACAAACAGAAGTAGCATTTACCTTCTGATATTTAGTAAATAGTACCATCGACCTAAAACATACTTTaggtatttaaaaataacacagcaacaacaatttgtttggtatgttaacttttcaaaataaattagcATCGtgctacatttttttcaatttttattttattttacaatgtATTTTGAGTTCACTCAGTTGCTGTTGATtgttcttttgtaaataaaaattgaaagccAGAATTTGGAAAGTTGAATAGTATTTCAGATGTCAATAGCAATGTCCCAAAAGAGATCCCAAGCCTGTGAATTTGTGCCAGGTTCATCGCCATTTGGGCATTTGCCATGTACAAGTTAAGAACAAGAGCTTAAGTTCAATTTCTGATATCTAATTCAGTTTATGCGGAAAAAGATGTGAGAAACAAGGATGAAAATGAATATGAATACAGCATCAGTACATAAATTGCTTATGTGGATCTACAGATGAAGTAAGCCATTAGACATAAGTAGCAAATGCATTATATACAGGGATTTTGAAACTCAACTTGTTACAATAGATAACAATGACCCTATAACTGTTATCACCAGTATCGAGCACCATGAGACCAAATCAATGGCAAAGGACCTTTTTCTCACAGC
Coding sequences:
- the LOC114165759 gene encoding sufE-like protein 1, chloroplastic/mitochondrial — its product is MASHTISSSSFRFVTTRIPLSLFRRTPTLLPPLTKPLFSKSITFQRLPSLSPPSSSSSSSSSSSSSPSPSSTSLQPIEDLPPKLQEIVHLFQSVPEPKAKYEQLLFYGKNLKPLEPHFKTNENKVQGCVSQVWVRAYLDPNGHVVYEADSDSVLTKGLAALLVQGLSGRPVSEIIRVTPDFVTLLGLQQSLTPSRNNGFLNMLKLMQRKALMLFVEAEKGGESTELKPPESNSDSIVENSSRGGESSELGEGDVGLDSGGGVELGGRGKRIREKLQKELEPVELEIEDVSYQHAGHAGVRGSDGETHFNVKVVSKEFEGKSLVKRHRLIYGLLQEELQTGLHALSIEAKTPAEVEG